The genomic DNA CTTCATTATCTTCTTCTCTGCATTTCTAAGGTGATATAGAGCCGTCGGCTTGGCCATCTTCAAGTAAGCAGCTAGATTGGAGAGATCATTACCTCTTGGCCATGAAAAATAACCCATCCTGTATGCGTTTAAAAGAACGTTCTTTTCGGTATCTGTCAGATCGAACATTATATCGGACATGCTGGAAGCCATTATGGCTGGTATTGAAATGGATGCCTCCAGCCTCATGGAATCAAAGCTTTCAATATGATTGTATCTTGATACCGCATCAAGTATCGCATCTACCTTCTCCTTATCCAGTACGAGGACCTGAAATACTTCTACCCCATCGTTTGCGAGCAACGGATAGATGGGCATGCCTCCATTCTTTTCTATAGATCCCATTATACCATGGGAAATCTTCCGGCCGATGATCAGGCTGTATTTTTTCTGTCTGGATATATTTAGAGAGTTGAAATCCTTGATCAGATGGCCCTTGAGCCCTGGTATGTCATCAGACCTGGTTATGGCCACAACGGAATTCATTTTGAAATCCTCCGTGAGCACATTGAGGATGAATAGCTTCGACTGGGTATTGTAAGCTGCATCGGACAATCCGCATTCGCTGGAGATGCTGAAGGTAAGATAATACATATAAATACAATCATCATTCTATATTTAAGCTTTGGTAAATTTATTAATCAAAATTCAGATGAGGGCATATCCGGTCATATGAGATTTCGTGCATCGATAAACGTATAGTAAAACGTCTTCGTTCGATTTTATCATTTCATTCCAAGTTTCATTTTTATGAAGTTTACCATGCCACCTTCAGCCAGTATCTCCGAAAGTGGACCTGACGGTCCTGCAAACAATGCGATTATGTTCCCGGAATCATCGTATAGCTTTCCCGATTTGATATCGTAATTAACAATATCTCCATCCTTTATGCCATTCATATCCTTTATGATACCCAGCGGAAGCCCTATATTTATGGAGTTACGGAAGAATATCCTGGCAAATGATCTGGCCAGAATCAGGCTTATTCCAACATCTTTCAGTACGGCAGGAGCCTGTTCCCTTGAAGAACCGTATCCAAAATTCCTGCCCGCCACGATTATGTCTCCGGGTCTAGCGAGTGTATGAAAATCTGGCCTTACGGCCTCCAGGACATGATCCCTCAATGCAGGAATACCCAGATGCAGGTATCCAGCTGGAGCGATGACATCAGTATCGATGTTGTCACCGATCAGAAATACCCTACCCTTCATAATGATACCTCCGGGTCTATGATCCTTCCATCAAGAGCCGCGGCGGCTGCAACATAGGTGTTGGCCAGATACACTCTCGATTCAGAGCTTCCCATCCTCCCCTTGAAATTTCTGTTCGTGTTTGATATTGCGGTTTCTCCATCACCGAGGACGCCCATATGCAGACCTGCGCATGCACCACAGTTTGGAGGTGATATGACAGCACCAGCATCAAGGAAAATATCTATAAGCCCCTCATTTAAAGCCTGCTTGTAAACGTTTCTGGAACCTGGCACTATTATGAGCTTGACGTTTTTTGCCACCGTTCTATTTCTCAATATTTCAGCAGCCTCACGAAGGTCCGTTATTGTACCATTCGCACAGTTGCCTATGTACACCTGATCGACCCTAACGCCAACGTATTTCTTAACATCATGGACATTTGCAGGGGAGTACGGTATAGCAATTTGAGGTCCGAGGGAATCAAGATCGACGTCCACTCTCTGTGCAAAATGAGCTCCTTCATCCGATCTGACATCTCTCAGATCTTCCTCATCGATATCGAAGAATCTGCCCACAAGTTTATCTGGTTCTATCATCCCGGCCTTGGCGCCAGCTTCAACGGTCATATTTGCTATGGCCATCCTCTGATCGATCGAAAGATGCCCTATGGCTTCCCCGTGGAATTCCATGGACATGTAGTTTGCTCCATCTTCCCTGAGAATCTTCAGCACGTTGAGGATTATGTCTTTACCAGATACATATTTTCTAAGTCTTCCTTTA from Thermoplasma sp. Kam2015 includes the following:
- a CDS encoding helix-turn-helix domain-containing protein, which produces MYYLTFSISSECGLSDAAYNTQSKLFILNVLTEDFKMNSVVAITRSDDIPGLKGHLIKDFNSLNISRQKKYSLIIGRKISHGIMGSIEKNGGMPIYPLLANDGVEVFQVLVLDKEKVDAILDAVSRYNHIESFDSMRLEASISIPAIMASSMSDIMFDLTDTEKNVLLNAYRMGYFSWPRGNDLSNLAAYLKMAKPTALYHLRNAEKKIMKMLFWH
- a CDS encoding 3-isopropylmalate dehydratase produces the protein MKGRVFLIGDNIDTDVIAPAGYLHLGIPALRDHVLEAVRPDFHTLARPGDIIVAGRNFGYGSSREQAPAVLKDVGISLILARSFARIFFRNSINIGLPLGIIKDMNGIKDGDIVNYDIKSGKLYDDSGNIIALFAGPSGPLSEILAEGGMVNFIKMKLGMK
- a CDS encoding 3-isopropylmalate dehydratase large subunit, whose product is MSDHPKTMAEKILGRAAGRSSIAGDYVWAVPDVVYLNDLMGPVALSVIRRMGIAKINYGGKLIFIVDHIYPPKDVPSANNVNIIREYAEENGFAFIQGGEGIEHTVLIEKKLVRPGDLAVGTDSHTVTLGAVGCMGVGMGITDVSAIMALGKNWFLVPESIMIDLKGRLRKYVSGKDIILNVLKILREDGANYMSMEFHGEAIGHLSIDQRMAIANMTVEAGAKAGMIEPDKLVGRFFDIDEEDLRDVRSDEGAHFAQRVDVDLDSLGPQIAIPYSPANVHDVKKYVGVRVDQVYIGNCANGTITDLREAAEILRNRTVAKNVKLIIVPGSRNVYKQALNEGLIDIFLDAGAVISPPNCGACAGLHMGVLGDGETAISNTNRNFKGRMGSSESRVYLANTYVAAAAALDGRIIDPEVSL